The genomic stretch aaaaaaaagttaaatctgaatttttatatttaaaaattcaattttaataaataaaaataaagttttgttTTAATATAGTAATAacctaaaaaattttatatttaatccaattcaaaaatgcaaaaattttttgtgtaaataacttattatatattactacatcaataaaaacaaataatttttaaattcaatacttaaaaaataattttgttatagGACATTATAAATctttatattaacttttttaacGCTAAAAGTTTCAATAATAATTCTTTTACATGCGAACGAgttaaaagattatttttaatgaatttatttttttttaaatttataaaaactcaaatttttgtgaatttaaactaaaatataaaatttaaatttatatttttattccttttaaatttttaatattttatttaaatttaaatataaatattttttattaatatttatattttaaaattaataaaaaataatttaataatttatttactCTCCATtaactttaaaacataaatattaataaattgaattattttctGCTACTCTAATTTTGCTGGTACTATTGTGGAATtataaacaatatatattttatattttgtagaCATTGGCTGGAAAATGATGTGTCTGcaaagttaaaaaatattaagtaaACGGTAAATATTTGTATTATGATATGATGATATGATCTGAAATGGtaaataaatatgaatatttttcatttatttaaaaACCCCCTTAAAATTTAAgtgtattattatttattaatttgcCACCTGACAAGTGAAATGGTACAAAACCTCTTAGAGAGTGCAATGAAGTAGAAACTGAATTGAGGAAGGAAATATAGGGATAAATAGAAAGAAACCGCCAAAGATAGCATGTACTATGTATATCTATACGTGGACAATGACAAGAACACCCTTCTGTTCTGCCGAATGGCCGTTCCATTCTATGACACAACTACATTCCCTTCCAATTCTCATTTCACTTTCCCTTCTTCTTTCATCTCTCTCTTTCTATTtccattttattattttattctatcaCTTTCTTAGAATGCCTCGCCTTTTGAGTTTCACATTCATTTAAAGgttcgttctttattttttaaatcccTTCTTGGAAATACTTGTTGAAGGAGGGGAATTTTTGTTTTGGAAAATGAAAGAGAATGTGGAACTGGTATTTGAGATTTGTGTGGTGATTCCCAAGAGAGAGGCGATTCTTAAAGGAGATGAAGACTTTGATTGCGGCAATGTCTTTGCCAAGGAGCTTAAGAATGCAGGCTTGGTTGTTGACAGAGTTATTGGCAATTCAGATGAGTTCTTCAAGGTTACAACAATTTCTTCCTCAAATTTCTTAATTCTTCATATATATACTGTGGCAGaatatcattattttattttctttttttgttctctgttatggtaatatgattgattgattgattgatttCTCTTGAAATATTTCTATAATTATAATGTGAGATAGAGACAAGATAGGAAAGAATTATGTCTTTTTGCATTGTATTTGCAGTTACCAAACAAGCAATTTTGTGAtacttatttttgttttcagttgTGTCTAAGTTAAGCTTGTTCTTGAGTATTTGAAACTTAGTTGTTGTTTGTTAAGGTGGCTGCACCTTTGGAGACATTGGGGAGGGCTGCAGCTGAACTAAGAATCATGAAAAGAACTCACATTGGTAAGATAAATTTGCAACCTAAGCATGATGAAATGATGCGGCGCTTCATTGTTTATGTTAATGCATCTCATGTTCAATTGCAGGTATGGATTTGCAATTTGATATGGTGGAGGTTGATGCTTTTGTCAAACAGCCAGATGGTTCACTTTTTAGTTGGTACGAACGTTTTCAGTGCTACTGCCACTTAATGCACGGAATTGTGAGTTCTTGTCATAGCCGTTTATCAAATTTTCGATTATGGTCCTAATCAGGAATGTGCTTCAGCATTAGCTATAAACTAATACCAAATTTTCGTTTGTTTATTTAGTTGTACTTATTAGCAAATGCGCTCTTGTGATGAATAATGAACAATGTTTTGATCCTTGTTGTAACTTGAATATGCAGGTAAACAACAGCAAATCAAGCAGAATCCTTAAATTCAATAGAAGGGAAATCCGTTGGGAAGTCGGAGAGCATCTCCTTCCAAAATTGGAATCAGAGATCATTATTAAGCAAATATTTCCTTTGCATGGTGTTTTTCACTTACATATCCATTAATTTTTACTTTAGATTTTGCATTACTTGAAGCTTGGGCTAATATATATTGCTTTTGGCTGATAGATGACAAGATTAGAAAGAAACTCCTTAAAACCTGGGCTCTTCAATGGTGGGACTTCACAACTCAGCCAGTAGATGAGATTTATGCATATTATGGTTCAAAGGTGAACATGATTATGAGTTTTGGAacattttttgaaaacattaaCTTGCATTCTCCTCATCCAATTTTCGAATGATGAACTGCAGATCGCAATCTATTTTGCTTTTCTTGGAATGTATACACAGTGGCTGCTCTTCCCTGCTGTGGTTGGGCTTATTGTGTACTTCATAGATTATGGGTAAGCCAATATGAATAGTTGGTTTGATAGTTTCTGTTATGATGCACCAGCACGGCGAGGGACATTGGGACACACCAACTTCAAAATTTTGCTGGACTTGAACATGACACAAAACACATACTTGAATGATTAATGACTTCAGACTTCCTTATTACATTTAGGTCAGCGAATTTAGTAGTGCTCCCTGCTTTCTTCATTGCGGTCATACTATGGGCTATTATGTTTTCTCAGTTCTGGAAACGGAAAAATGCTGCACTTTTAGCCAGGTAATATCTTTTACATAGTGTGTCTTGCTTCTATTGGGATCAGCACATTCAATTTGATATGAACGCCTTCGCTTTCTGCGATTCTTCACACATTTCTCTGTGGTCTTGTGTTGCAGGTGGCCTATTACCTATGGAAATGCAGTTGATGAAGAATACAAGGTTGTTGGCATGAAGGGTAATGCTCAACCCCGACAGAACCCAATGGACCTCATAAAATTACTCGAGGCTGATAGAGTGAAGGGAAAGAAAGTGTTCACGAAATATGAGTGGTTTAATCATCTTTTGCGAATCAGGAACGATGCACTCATTATCATCAGCATAATATGCCTCCAGTTACCATTTGAGTTGGCATATGCTCATCTTTATGAAGTTCTTAATAAAGATATAATTAAGTAAGAATCCAGGTCGTTCTTTTCATGCTTCTACTTTCTAGTGTTAATCTATTATTCTCTTATTCAACTTCTTAATTCTTTCTTTGAGTTGTTCTGTATTACTTCAATAATTCTAGGTTGTTCCCTTATAACTACTAAGATGACTCTCTTGTCAAATGCTGCGGTTCAGGTTTGGGCTCACTGCTATTTATCTTGCTACCATTCAGTACATTACTAAGCTTGGTGGCAAGGTTTCTGTTAAACTTATCATGTTTGAACACAATGAAAACCCGGAAACACGAGCTGATAGCTTGGTCTACAAGGTAAAAATGGGAAATTAAAAGGTTCCGTGTGCCTTACTTTTCCTTAATACTACTGGACATGGAACTTAAGGGATTACTCTCCTGTGCAGGTGTTTGGTCTGTACTTTATGCAGACATACATTGGAATCTTTTATCACGCGTTGTTGCACCGAAACTTTGGTACTCTTCGCAAAGTTCTGATTCAGCGGCTCCTAATTTCTGAGGTTCCATAGAATGATTTCCTTTTGTTATCCTTCTCCTTGCTTACCTATTTTTCTCCTACTTCAGTTTGAGGTTTTCCATTTTAGCTTATTTGAACAAAAGAAAACATTTTTCAGGTGGTTCAAAACTTGATAGAAACTTCATTGCCTTATATCAACTacaactataaaaaatatgccgTTCGGTAAGAGCTTTTGTTGCTTTAGACATGGATCATGCAAGGTTTACTTTGTTTATGAGATTGCCACTGTGCAGTAGCTAATTACTGTTCATTGGTTAAGACAAAATaaggagaaggaggagaaaGGATCATCTGGAACATTCCAGTTTACTTCTAGAGTAGAGAAAGAATTCCTTAAGGCTTCTTACACTGCCAGCACTGGCGAGGAGCTTGAGGATGGGTTATTTGATGGTACTTCTGAATCCACTAGTCTTTCAAATTGCACATAAATACGTAGTTCTTGGTTAATTTCATTTTGGATGATCGAATGTATGCACCAGTAAGAACTCAAAAGCATCACAAGACAAACAttttgtgtgtatatatattggGTTTACAACGGTAACATTGTTTAATGGATTTAACTATAACATCCTTGTTTGATTGCAGATTTTTTGGAGTTGGCACTGCAGTTTGGAATGATTTTGATGTTTGCTTGCGCATTCCCACCTGCATTCGCTATGTCTGCTCTGGTATAAATGCTTTTGTCTGCCTTcc from Arachis stenosperma cultivar V10309 chromosome 9, arast.V10309.gnm1.PFL2, whole genome shotgun sequence encodes the following:
- the LOC130951532 gene encoding anoctamin-like protein At1g73020, whose amino-acid sequence is MKENVELVFEICVVIPKREAILKGDEDFDCGNVFAKELKNAGLVVDRVIGNSDEFFKVAAPLETLGRAAAELRIMKRTHIGMDLQFDMVEVDAFVKQPDGSLFSWYERFQCYCHLMHGIVNNSKSSRILKFNRREIRWEVGEHLLPKLESEIIIKQIFPLHDDKIRKKLLKTWALQWWDFTTQPVDEIYAYYGSKIAIYFAFLGMYTQWLLFPAVVGLIVYFIDYGSANLVVLPAFFIAVILWAIMFSQFWKRKNAALLARWPITYGNAVDEEYKVVGMKGNAQPRQNPMDLIKLLEADRVKGKKVFTKYEWFNHLLRIRNDALIIISIICLQLPFELAYAHLYEVLNKDIIKFGLTAIYLATIQYITKLGGKVSVKLIMFEHNENPETRADSLVYKVFGLYFMQTYIGIFYHALLHRNFGTLRKVLIQRLLISEVVQNLIETSLPYINYNYKKYAVRQNKEKEEKGSSGTFQFTSRVEKEFLKASYTASTGEELEDGLFDDFLELALQFGMILMFACAFPPAFAMSALNNIMEIRTDALKLLAMMKRPVPRASATVGAWLNIFQFLILMSICTNCALLAWLFDEEGKWKIEPGLVVILIMEHALLLIKFGFSRLVPAEPAWVRAARAKNSSQARDMYTKRLLRTISGGEKTRELKKIE